One Helianthus annuus cultivar XRQ/B chromosome 7, HanXRQr2.0-SUNRISE, whole genome shotgun sequence genomic region harbors:
- the LOC118480306 gene encoding uncharacterized protein LOC118480306, translated as MCDASDFAIGAVLGQRVDKKPVVIYYASKTLSDAQLNYTTTEKELLAVVYALDKFRSYICGSKVIVYSDHSAVRYLMEKKDAKPRLIRWVLLLQEFDLEIRDKKGCENVVADHLSRLPVEVEEFTPEINEHFPDEFIMAASSGPWYANFANYLVSGTMPDAWNKRRKQQFLSQVKNYIWDEPDLFRIGADQIIRRCVPETEFLEVLQHAHSSACGGHFSGQKTGHKVLEAGLYWPTMFKDAFEFGVPRVIISDGGSHFKNFNFGKLLKRYGVDHRIATPYHPQTSGQVEVSNRQIKEILQKTVRTDRKDWSSKLNDALWAYRTAYKTPIGTTPYRLVYGKGCHLPLEIAHRALWAVKQVNTDYSDAGAHRLLKLSELEELRNEAYDTAAAYKDKMKAVHDAKLRRLTFSVGQRVWLFNSRLKLFPGKLRSKWTGPFVITRVGQYGDVEIEDPKDQRRQVVNGHRLKPYLDGDDLNPLPEEVSFLEGAPEYTTD; from the exons atgtgtgatgcaagcgattTCGCTATTGGGGCTGTACTTGGCCAACGAGTAGATAAGAAGCCGGTTGTTATTTACTACGCAAGCAAAACCCTCTCCGATGCTCAGTTGAATTATACCACAACGGAGAAGGAGTTGCTTGCTGTTGTTTATGCTTTGGATAAATTCCGGTCTTATATTTGTGGAAGCAAAGTAATTGTTTACTCTGATCATAGTGCAGTCAGGTATTtaatggagaaaaaggatgccAAACCGAGACTAATTCGGTGGGTCCTACTGTTGCAAGAGTTTGATCTCGAAATCAGAGACAAGAAGGGGTGTGAAAATGTAGTTGCTGACCACCTGTCACGACTACCGGTTGAAGTAGAGGAGTTCACACCCGAGATCAATGAGCATTTTCCGGATGAGTTTATAATGGCTGCGAGTTCCGGACCTTGGTATGCTAACTTTGCAAATTATCTTGTTTCAGGTACAATGCCGGATGCGTGGAATAAGCGTAGGAAACAACAATTCCTGTCACAGGTGAAGAATtatatttgggatgaaccggactTATTCCGAATTGGTGCTGATCAGATTATTAGAAGATGTGTGCCCGAGACAGAGTTCTTGGAAGTATTACAGCATGCTCATTCATCTGCATGTGGCGGTCACTTTAGCGGACAAAAGACCGGCCATAAAGTCCTTGAAGCTGGTCTTTATTGGCCAACCATGTTTAAAGACGCATTTGA GTTCGGGGTTCCTCGGGTGATAATTAGTGATGGAGGATCCCATTTTAAAAactttaattttggcaaactcttAAAACGGTATGGcgttgaccatcgaattgctacaccatatcatccacaaacgagTGGACAGGTTGAAGTGTCGAACAGGCAAAttaaagaaattttgcaaaagacggTGCGAACTGATCGTAAGGATTGGTCATCTAAACTGAATGACGCTTTATGGGCATATCGCACCGCTTATAAAACTCCTATCGGCACTACACCCTATCGTTTGGTGTATGGAAAGGGTTGCCATTTACCCTTAGAGATTGCACATCGTGCTTTGTGGGCTGTTAAACAAGTGAATACTGACTATTCTGATGCAGGTGCCCACAGGTTGTTGAAATTGAGTGAATTAGAGGAATTACGCAATGAGGCATATGACACCGCAGCCGCATACAAGGACAAGATGAAGGCGGTGCACGATGCAAAGCTGAGGCGTTTGACGTTTTCGGTAGGTCAAAGAGTTTGGTTATTTAACTCTCGCCTTAAACTGTTTCCAGGTAAATTAAGGAGTAAATGGACCGGACCATTTGTCATTACACGAGTCGGACAATACGGAGATGTGGAAATCGAGGATCCGAAGGATCAACGAAGACAAGTAGTTAATGGTCATCGGTTGAAACCGTATCTAGACGGTGATGATTTGAATCCGTTACCCGAAGAGGTGAGCTTTCTCGAAGGCGCACCGGAATACACGACCGACTGA